One part of the Athene noctua chromosome Z, bAthNoc1.hap1.1, whole genome shotgun sequence genome encodes these proteins:
- the CD72 gene encoding B-cell differentiation antigen CD72, which translates to MAQSVVYADLRFAKVMGGRSMASQALEAALGMDEAESPYENMQPAPVGQDGVGAQPSPGRWSWRWCIRVGLLATCLLLLVATVALGACYWQVTRRLQDTSREHAAEQGRLEREVSVRQQSLEQARLELAWARAELQRAWREGNSSRLELGSLNAELGRVMGVLGKTEKEMQEVQGKLNNSESTVAILRSCTAIDCCPSGWLLYRGKCLFISSEKKTWEDSRDECERKYSQLLVTKSWSRWTVPTFLKNADIPYWIGLQKSSFPWYDYGWLEEGDPDGEEVSDAWFWVDGSLYERPWQSKSNGSCAVISRGNIKPAQCAGPEDLHLWICEKAAGPSSPFM; encoded by the exons ATGGCCCAAAGTGTGGTTTATGCTGACCTGAGGTTTGCCAAGGTGATGGGGGGCCGGAGCATGGCCAGCCAGGCGCTGGAGGCAG CCCTCGGCATGGATGAGGCAGAGAGCCCCTACGAGAACATGCAGCCAGCACCGGTGGGGCAGGATGGGGTtggggcccagcccagcccag GACGCTGGTCCTGGCGGTGGTGCATCCGTGTGGGGCTGCTGGCaacctgcctcctgctgctggtggccaCTGTGGCCCTGGGGGCTTGCT ACTGGCAGGTCACCCGCAGGCTGCAGGACACTTCCCGTGAGCACGCGGCCGAGCAGGGCCGCCTCGAGCGGGAGGTGAGCGTGCggcagcagagcctggagcaggcGCGGCTGGAGCTGGCGTGGGCCAGAGCGGAGCTGCAGCGAGCGTGGCGAGAGGGCAACAGCAGCCGGCTGGAGCTGGGGAGCCTGAACGCTGAGCTGGGGCGCGTCATGGGGGTCCTGGGGAAGACAGAGAAGGAGATGCAGGAGGTGCAGGGGAAACTCAACAACAGCGAGAGCACTGTGGCCATCCTGCGCTCCTGCACGGCTATAG ATTGCTGCCCTTCGGGCTGGTTGCTGTACAGGGGCAAGTGCCTCTTCATCTCATCGGAGAAGAAGACATGGGAGGACAGTAGAGATGAGTGCGAGAGGAAATATTCTCAGCTCCTGGTCACCAAATCCTGGAGTCGCTGGACCGTGCCG acCTTTCTGAAGAATGCAGACATCCCATACTGGATTGGGCTGCAGAAGAGCAGTTTCCCCTGGTATGACTACGGCTGGCTGGAGGAAGGGGACCCGGATGGCGAGGAGGTCTCAGACGCCTGGTTTTGGGTGGACGGCTCCCTTTATGAAAG ACCGTGGCAGTCAAAGTCGAATGGATCCTGTGCTGTAATAAGCCGTGGAAACATCAAACCTGCCCAGTGTGCTGGTCCCGAAGACCTGCACCTCTGGATCTGCGAGAAGGCAGCGGGTCCGAGCTCCCCTTTCATGTGA